One part of the Sphingobacterium sp. LZ7M1 genome encodes these proteins:
- the hemC gene encoding hydroxymethylbilane synthase, translating into MNRKLIIGTRGSELALWQANFVKDRLAEISIEAELKIIKTQGDIVQHLRLDKLEGKGFFTKELEEELLSGQIDLAVHSHKDLPTVNPPGLIIAAVSEREDPSELLIIHKDCVDITKRLSLKHNASVGTSSNRRKAQLLSLRPDLEFEDLRGNLQTRVQKLRDEKYDAIVLAKAGIARINMELSDFHLEEIAPVEVVPAPAQGVLAIQIRESDQELFDILQQINDKEVAEAISVERKVLNLFDAGCHAPLGSYCRKKDGIFQSWTSIADTNEDFPDRVFLESETTEGMAEKIFAKYQKDRKLPSSVFITRDLAENSYLARFLKKHDIQVDARSLIRIFPTINKLDSFILKRADWIFFNSKNAIEHFFKLEPWILKKTKIGVLGRGSEDTLRKFNRIADFSGDNLGIDTEGIAQEFAKLVDGQTVLIPRAEGSLQTIQKALTENTKIIDMPIYESVIEEEVDKSNAQVLIFTSPSNVEAYFRENLADPDQKIICIGYSTAKAIEALGLKYTLPFTPDEIGLAEAVFGLDY; encoded by the coding sequence GTGAACAGAAAACTAATTATCGGTACCCGTGGAAGTGAATTGGCACTATGGCAAGCAAACTTTGTAAAGGATCGATTAGCCGAAATATCAATCGAAGCTGAATTAAAAATCATCAAAACCCAAGGGGATATTGTTCAGCATTTAAGACTAGACAAACTTGAAGGAAAAGGATTCTTCACAAAAGAGTTAGAAGAAGAATTGTTGTCTGGCCAAATTGATCTGGCAGTTCATTCACATAAAGATTTACCCACGGTAAATCCTCCAGGATTGATCATTGCGGCAGTTTCAGAACGTGAAGACCCATCGGAATTATTGATTATACACAAAGATTGTGTCGATATCACCAAGCGTCTTTCCTTAAAACATAATGCATCGGTTGGAACCTCTTCTAACAGAAGAAAAGCACAACTCCTATCTCTACGTCCGGACCTCGAATTTGAAGATCTTCGTGGAAACCTTCAAACCCGTGTTCAGAAATTACGTGATGAGAAATATGATGCCATTGTATTGGCTAAGGCTGGGATTGCAAGGATCAACATGGAGCTTTCGGATTTCCATTTGGAGGAGATCGCACCTGTAGAAGTTGTGCCTGCTCCTGCACAAGGGGTATTGGCCATACAGATTCGTGAAAGTGACCAAGAACTGTTTGACATCTTACAACAGATCAACGACAAAGAGGTAGCTGAAGCTATTTCAGTAGAACGTAAAGTTTTGAATTTGTTCGATGCAGGTTGTCATGCACCTCTAGGCAGCTATTGCCGTAAGAAAGATGGCATATTCCAATCTTGGACTTCTATTGCAGATACCAACGAAGACTTTCCTGACCGTGTGTTCTTGGAGTCTGAGACGACAGAGGGAATGGCAGAGAAGATTTTCGCAAAATACCAAAAGGACAGAAAATTACCTTCTTCGGTATTTATCACTAGGGATCTTGCTGAAAATTCGTATTTAGCCCGTTTCCTTAAGAAACATGATATTCAGGTAGACGCCAGATCATTGATCCGCATTTTCCCTACCATCAATAAATTAGATTCCTTCATTTTGAAGCGAGCAGATTGGATCTTCTTCAATTCCAAAAATGCCATTGAACATTTCTTCAAATTGGAACCTTGGATCCTGAAGAAAACAAAGATCGGTGTCTTAGGAAGAGGTTCGGAAGATACTTTGCGCAAATTCAACCGTATTGCTGATTTTTCAGGTGATAACTTAGGTATCGATACGGAAGGAATAGCACAGGAGTTTGCGAAGTTGGTGGATGGTCAGACCGTATTGATCCCACGCGCTGAAGGTTCTTTGCAAACAATCCAGAAAGCATTGACTGAAAATACCAAAATCATCGATATGCCAATCTATGAATCGGTAATCGAAGAAGAAGTGGATAAGAGCAATGCCCAAGTATTGATCTTTACCAGCCCAAGCAATGTGGAAGCTTATTTCCGGGAGAACTTGGCGGATCCTGATCAAAAGATTATCTGTATCGGTTATTCTACAGCCAAAGCTATTGAAGCATTAGGCTTAAAATATACCCTTCCATTCACGCCAGACGAAATTGGATTGGCGGAAGCTGTATTCGGATTAGATTATTAG
- the hemA gene encoding glutamyl-tRNA reductase, with the protein MKNLKVIAFTHKHVDLKDLGNLVICNEELDSRLINLKNNLDIPEIFYIGTCNRVEFVFYGAHELNDDFVVQFLDSMNFCVPEERMQCYLGQVNRYSGLDALNHLFRTSCSMESLVVGEKEILAQIRRAYDRCKAAGFTGDFLRLMMDRLVKTAKEVYTYTNISRNPISVVSLAYRKLREVKLKDNPRILVIGSGETNQNLAKYLKKHKYSNFTIFNRTVANAQALAEELQAPVYPLSELKNYKKGFDMMITCTGAPEAIIHEDLYESLLNGEEDKKVIVDLAIPNDIDAAVIAKHQIHYIEVSSLQQIAEKNIQERYAELDNAEKIIEQNIKEFLPILKQRRVEVAMKEVPEKIKEIKAMALSEVFANEVEQLDPQAREVLNKVINYMEKKYIKVPMVMAKEILVKSAESESN; encoded by the coding sequence TTGAAGAATTTAAAAGTTATAGCGTTTACCCATAAACATGTCGATCTAAAAGATTTGGGGAATCTGGTGATATGCAATGAAGAATTGGATAGTCGCCTTATTAACCTAAAAAACAATTTAGATATTCCTGAGATATTCTATATCGGTACTTGTAACCGTGTGGAATTTGTGTTCTATGGAGCGCATGAGTTGAACGATGATTTTGTAGTGCAGTTTTTAGACAGCATGAATTTCTGTGTTCCAGAGGAGCGTATGCAATGTTACTTGGGACAGGTCAACAGATATTCAGGTCTTGACGCCTTGAACCACCTATTCCGCACTTCATGTTCCATGGAGAGTTTGGTAGTTGGCGAAAAAGAAATCCTAGCTCAGATCCGTCGTGCTTACGACCGTTGTAAAGCGGCGGGGTTTACGGGAGATTTCCTGAGACTGATGATGGACCGCTTGGTAAAAACCGCAAAAGAAGTCTATACCTACACCAATATTTCACGCAATCCTATTTCAGTAGTATCCCTAGCTTATCGCAAGCTTCGTGAGGTGAAATTAAAGGACAACCCTAGGATCTTGGTCATTGGATCTGGGGAGACCAACCAAAATTTAGCAAAATACCTTAAAAAACATAAGTACAGTAATTTCACTATTTTCAATAGAACAGTTGCCAATGCGCAGGCATTAGCTGAAGAATTGCAGGCGCCTGTTTATCCTTTGAGCGAATTGAAGAATTACAAAAAGGGATTTGATATGATGATTACCTGTACGGGTGCCCCTGAAGCCATTATCCACGAAGATCTTTACGAGTCTTTATTGAATGGTGAGGAGGATAAAAAGGTAATTGTTGACTTAGCCATTCCAAATGATATTGATGCAGCTGTGATTGCAAAACACCAAATCCACTACATCGAAGTAAGCAGCTTGCAACAGATCGCGGAGAAGAATATCCAAGAGCGTTATGCAGAGCTGGATAATGCTGAAAAAATCATTGAGCAAAACATCAAAGAATTCTTACCGATCCTGAAACAACGTCGCGTTGAGGTTGCTATGAAGGAGGTTCCTGAGAAAATCAAGGAAATCAAAGCCATGGCTTTATCGGAAGTATTTGCCAATGAAGTTGAGCAACTGGACCCACAAGCACGTGAAGTGCTGAATAAGGTCATCAACTATATGGAAAAGAAATATATCAAAGTTCCTATGGTGATGGCGAAAGAGATCTTGGTTAAATCTGCCGAATCAGAAAGCAATTAA
- a CDS encoding aminotransferase class V-fold PLP-dependent enzyme, producing MTLKEHFNLPNDVVYLNTPGNGLLPKVTLDWRKTWEQEFFDINSNLRDEQPEFINGVRETVADFFGTKAANTFLTPNFSFGFSTLVDLLPKDLSYLVLEDEYPSLQYPIVNRKLKHTSVAVSANVEDELQKAIEKHNPDVLILSLVQYISGLMIDLDFIKRIKAEYPNLWIIADGTQFLGTGPFNFQDSGIDALGASGYKWLLSGFGNGFMLISDGLKLMLEDLKAEVPLPEVAMWKHKSILDTFFEPGHQDTLSHGTLKSSLTFLKAQGLENIQQHIKELSDEAYRLLLERDLILPYIAERSVRSSLINVQLPQELYPNLMNMGVKCFPRGTGIRIGIHLYNDLKDIHNFVNIIESLR from the coding sequence ATGACTTTGAAGGAACACTTTAACCTTCCAAATGATGTTGTTTATCTCAACACACCTGGCAATGGATTGTTGCCGAAGGTAACCTTGGATTGGAGGAAGACCTGGGAGCAGGAATTCTTTGATATCAATTCTAATCTAAGGGATGAACAGCCGGAGTTTATCAATGGAGTTCGGGAGACCGTTGCGGATTTTTTCGGAACAAAAGCAGCGAACACCTTCTTGACCCCTAATTTCTCATTTGGATTTTCCACCTTGGTGGACCTGCTGCCCAAGGACCTGAGCTATTTGGTCCTGGAAGATGAATACCCATCCCTACAATACCCCATAGTCAACAGAAAATTGAAACATACCTCTGTTGCTGTATCGGCGAATGTGGAAGATGAGCTTCAAAAAGCTATTGAGAAGCACAATCCGGATGTTTTGATCCTGAGCTTGGTGCAGTACATATCAGGACTGATGATAGACTTAGATTTTATCAAAAGGATAAAGGCTGAATACCCTAATCTCTGGATCATTGCTGATGGTACCCAATTTTTAGGAACAGGTCCTTTTAATTTTCAGGATTCGGGGATTGATGCCTTGGGGGCTTCTGGTTATAAATGGCTCTTGTCAGGATTTGGGAATGGTTTTATGCTGATCAGCGATGGCTTGAAACTGATGCTGGAAGACCTGAAAGCTGAGGTTCCACTGCCTGAGGTTGCAATGTGGAAACACAAGAGCATCTTGGACACCTTTTTTGAACCTGGTCATCAGGATACCCTAAGCCATGGAACTTTGAAGAGCAGTCTAACTTTCTTGAAAGCACAAGGATTAGAAAATATACAGCAACACATCAAGGAGCTATCGGATGAGGCATACCGACTGTTATTGGAAAGGGATTTGATCCTACCTTATATAGCAGAGCGCTCGGTTCGTTCTTCCTTGATAAATGTGCAGCTCCCTCAGGAGCTTTACCCAAACCTGATGAACATGGGCGTGAAATGTTTTCCGCGTGGAACCGGGATTAGGATAGGAATACACCTTTATAATGATTTAAAGGATATTCATAATTTTGTTAATATTATTGAGAGTTTACGATGA
- the aat gene encoding leucyl/phenylalanyl-tRNA--protein transferase codes for MPYLLDENRLVFPHPSLADEDGLLAIGGDLSVDRLMLAYENGIFPWYNEDSPILWYAPLERFVLRPSEMKVSKSLKQVIRSNRFKVSFDTDFKAVIETCADIPRKDQDGTWIVSDMQKAYLQLHEEGYAHSVEVWQDDTLVGGLYGVKIGHVFCGESMFSLAPNASKVALFHLAKNFGLELIDCQIPSDHLRKMGAEMISQHEYLSILDEQEILPYDFEGTL; via the coding sequence ATGCCGTACTTGTTGGATGAAAACAGATTGGTTTTCCCCCACCCTTCCCTAGCCGATGAAGACGGACTTCTGGCAATTGGTGGCGACCTCAGTGTTGACAGATTGATGTTGGCCTATGAAAACGGCATCTTTCCATGGTACAATGAGGACAGTCCAATATTATGGTACGCACCATTGGAAAGGTTTGTTTTAAGGCCTTCAGAAATGAAGGTTTCCAAAAGCTTGAAGCAGGTCATCAGGTCAAACAGATTTAAAGTTAGCTTTGATACGGATTTTAAAGCTGTCATCGAGACCTGTGCCGATATCCCTAGAAAGGATCAGGATGGGACCTGGATCGTTTCAGATATGCAGAAAGCCTATCTACAGTTGCATGAAGAAGGCTATGCACATAGCGTGGAAGTTTGGCAAGATGATACTTTGGTGGGTGGACTATATGGCGTAAAAATTGGCCATGTTTTCTGCGGAGAGAGTATGTTCTCCTTGGCCCCAAACGCATCAAAGGTTGCCTTATTTCACTTAGCTAAAAATTTTGGGCTTGAATTAATCGATTGTCAGATCCCCTCAGATCATTTGCGCAAAATGGGGGCAGAAATGATCAGTCAACATGAATATTTATCCATTCTAGACGAACAAGAAATTTTGCCTTATGACTTTGAAGGAACACTTTAA
- the rbfA gene encoding 30S ribosome-binding factor RbfA, whose amino-acid sequence MGTESKRQQRFAGVIQQDLAEMFQREGNSWAPGAFITVTRVRVTPDLAIARVYLSFLNTKTAKADIDSIKSKTNEIRYKLGARIKNQARIVPQLEFFLDDTNEYVEHMDKIFDEISKEPRQPE is encoded by the coding sequence ATGGGAACAGAAAGTAAAAGACAACAACGATTTGCTGGAGTAATACAACAAGATCTTGCAGAAATGTTTCAACGTGAGGGCAACTCTTGGGCTCCCGGTGCTTTTATTACCGTTACCAGGGTACGTGTCACTCCTGACTTGGCCATAGCTAGGGTTTATTTGAGCTTCTTGAACACCAAAACTGCCAAGGCAGACATCGATAGCATCAAATCAAAGACTAACGAGATACGCTATAAATTGGGAGCACGGATCAAGAACCAAGCCCGCATCGTTCCACAGTTGGAATTCTTCCTAGATGATACCAACGAATACGTAGAACATATGGACAAGATCTTTGATGAAATCAGCAAGGAACCAAGACAGCCTGAATAG
- the argH gene encoding argininosuccinate lyase, with protein MKIWQKNIDVDSFVETFTVGQDREMDMNLAAADVLGSLAHTKMLNSIGLMTDQDLEDVQKELKNIYREILAGNFKIEDSVEDVHSQVEMMLTERIGEAGKKIHSGRSRNDQVLVDLKLYFRSEIESIFKNTEELFDQLISLSNQYKSVLMPGYTHLQIAMPSSFGLWFGAYAESLVDDLQLLKAAWNVCNKNPLGSAAGYGSSFPLNRMMTTNLLGFEDLNYNVVYAQMGRGKTERILAQAMSSIAATLAKFAMDVTLFINQNFGFISFPAHLTTGSSIMPHKKNPDVFELIRSRCNKIQALPNEIAMMTTNLPVGYHRDLQLLKENLFPAFQSLNDCLAIAKYMLENISIKDNILDDPKYDYLFSVEVVNNEVLNGVPFREAYRKIGLDIEEGKFQPAKEVNHTHEGSIGNLCNDQIQRMFKEVKADFGFEKVDAALESLLAQ; from the coding sequence ATGAAGATTTGGCAAAAAAATATTGATGTAGATTCCTTTGTGGAAACCTTTACCGTAGGACAAGACCGTGAAATGGACATGAACCTGGCAGCCGCCGATGTTCTTGGTTCTTTGGCCCATACCAAAATGCTGAACAGCATTGGATTGATGACCGACCAAGACTTGGAGGATGTGCAAAAAGAACTCAAGAATATCTACAGAGAAATATTGGCCGGAAATTTCAAAATTGAGGACAGCGTCGAAGATGTGCATTCCCAAGTAGAAATGATGCTGACCGAACGCATCGGTGAGGCCGGGAAAAAGATTCATTCTGGCCGTTCCAGAAATGACCAAGTCTTAGTGGACCTAAAATTATATTTCAGGTCTGAAATCGAGAGCATCTTTAAGAATACGGAAGAACTGTTCGATCAGTTGATCAGCTTAAGCAATCAATACAAATCGGTACTGATGCCGGGCTATACGCACCTTCAGATTGCCATGCCATCTTCCTTTGGATTATGGTTTGGGGCCTATGCAGAAAGCCTCGTGGATGATCTGCAACTGTTGAAAGCGGCTTGGAATGTCTGCAACAAAAACCCGTTGGGTTCAGCAGCGGGCTATGGATCATCTTTTCCATTGAACAGAATGATGACGACCAACTTGCTTGGCTTTGAGGACCTTAACTACAATGTGGTCTATGCACAGATGGGCAGGGGGAAAACCGAACGGATATTGGCACAGGCCATGAGTTCGATTGCAGCGACCTTGGCAAAATTTGCCATGGATGTTACCCTTTTTATCAATCAGAATTTTGGGTTTATTTCCTTTCCGGCACACCTGACAACAGGTTCTTCTATAATGCCACACAAAAAGAATCCCGATGTGTTCGAATTGATCCGCTCGCGTTGCAATAAGATCCAGGCATTGCCAAATGAAATTGCCATGATGACCACCAACCTTCCGGTTGGATACCATCGTGACCTGCAGCTGTTAAAAGAAAATCTTTTTCCTGCATTCCAATCCCTGAATGATTGCTTGGCTATCGCTAAATATATGTTGGAGAATATTTCGATCAAGGATAATATCCTGGATGATCCGAAATATGATTATTTATTCTCTGTTGAAGTCGTAAATAATGAAGTGTTGAACGGAGTTCCGTTCCGCGAAGCCTACCGCAAAATCGGTCTGGACATCGAAGAAGGAAAATTCCAGCCAGCAAAAGAAGTTAACCATACCCATGAAGGAAGTATCGGCAACCTTTGCAATGATCAGATCCAAAGAATGTTTAAAGAAGTGAAAGCTGATTTTGGCTTCGAAAAAGTAGATGCTGCCTTGGAAAGCCTTTTGGCGCAGTAA
- a CDS encoding aldose epimerase family protein — protein MTTYKLPLPKDFEGKLNGKNTHLITLTNRAGMQIALTDYGARLVSALVPDKNGDLIDVILGFDSIQGYLQAKQFYHGATVGRFCNRIANGKFSLDGKEYSLAQNNGSNCLHGGVDGFHNRVWDRQVSFNKLVDFYYVSPDGEEGFPGELKTTVSYELSNENEIIIKYRATTNAPTVLNLTNHAYFNLNGEGNGDTLNHEISILSDEFLPLNENQIPTGDIYPVEGTAFDFRQPKLLATDINSQEEQIQIANGYDHSFINKQPISEPIAKAFSKESGIELQVFSTEPSLHLYSGNFLDDDQGKSGKKYLRYGGLCFETQHYPDSPNQEKFPSVKLNTGDVFESETRYKFCIKKS, from the coding sequence ATGACGACTTATAAACTCCCTCTTCCTAAAGACTTTGAAGGTAAATTGAATGGTAAAAACACCCATCTTATCACCCTTACCAACCGAGCTGGAATGCAAATCGCATTGACCGATTATGGCGCTAGACTGGTAAGTGCATTGGTTCCCGACAAAAATGGTGACCTGATCGATGTGATATTAGGGTTTGACAGCATTCAAGGTTACCTTCAGGCAAAGCAGTTTTATCATGGAGCTACAGTTGGCAGATTCTGCAACCGTATTGCCAACGGAAAATTCTCCCTCGATGGAAAGGAATACAGCTTAGCACAGAACAATGGCAGCAACTGCCTGCATGGAGGAGTCGACGGTTTCCACAACCGTGTATGGGACAGACAGGTGAGCTTCAATAAATTAGTCGATTTCTATTATGTTTCCCCTGATGGCGAGGAAGGCTTCCCTGGTGAGCTAAAGACAACCGTCTCCTACGAGTTGAGCAATGAGAATGAAATCATTATTAAGTATAGAGCTACCACAAATGCCCCTACGGTCCTCAACTTGACCAACCATGCTTATTTCAATTTAAATGGCGAAGGAAACGGTGATACCTTGAACCATGAAATCAGCATTCTTTCGGATGAGTTCCTTCCGCTCAATGAAAACCAAATCCCAACGGGTGATATCTACCCAGTGGAAGGTACTGCTTTCGACTTCCGCCAACCCAAACTTTTGGCTACAGATATCAATAGCCAAGAGGAACAGATCCAGATCGCCAATGGTTATGACCATAGCTTCATCAATAAACAACCCATCAGCGAACCCATTGCCAAAGCCTTCTCAAAAGAGTCCGGCATAGAACTCCAGGTTTTCAGCACCGAACCGAGCCTGCACCTCTATAGCGGAAACTTCCTCGACGATGACCAAGGGAAATCCGGCAAAAAGTACCTGCGCTATGGTGGCCTTTGCTTCGAAACCCAACATTATCCCGATAGTCCTAACCAAGAAAAATTCCCTTCGGTGAAACTGAATACAGGAGATGTTTTCGAAAGCGAAACAAGATATAAGTTCTGTATAAAAAAGTCTTAA